The DNA segment CAGAGCTGAACAAAGTTGTAACATTTACCATATTACCCACTTTGGCTGTGCGGATACCATATATTGATAATGACATCAATAAGAATTTGGTTGTGACCAGAGCCACACCTATAATGCACACATACCAGACGACtatattgtactgtattgtTATAGGAAGtttccaaaatgaaaaatatagaaattgcaatggtttattttattcagccTATCACCAAAAAATGCAAAGAGTAGatgattattaatttttctgCAAATCCACCCACAGGTTCACTCTTGCCCCAGAATTGCACCCAGACTGGATGCTGATGCTATTCTTTGCTCATACACACTTGACAGTGACTGTCACTTTAGGGTTACTGCTTGTGCCAAAGGTAAACCCACCAATCATCTTTCATCCTCTGAATCATTTGTTGGCTAACATCAAATTTTACAGAATCTCCTAAACACTCATGTCTTTCCCACAGTTCTTGTTTGCGGGTACACATCTAAGGGATGACATTGCTACAGAGGCCTATGAAGATGAATTGGACATGGGCCGGTCTGGGTCATACCTGAATAGCAGCATCACGTCCGCCTGGAGTGAGCACAGTCTGGACCCAGAGGATATACGGGTAGGTGCCCTGCTTTCTTTCAAGGCTTTCTTTTCCCCTTGACTCTCTCTTGCCTTAGTAATTAACTGAAATTTCATAATCTGCAAATATCTCTTGACCCCTTGTCCTATAACTGACAAACATACTGAGCCATGGCAGTTTTTTATTGCAGACACCAGAGGAAATGGGCCAGCTAAGTTCTATTAATGGCTGTGGCGTAAGGTCTTGCGACAGTCTTTGGGAAAAACGTACCAACGTGAGCAGAGGTTTTCGTTTGTCTGTTAGAGCTGAAGAAGTCTCTTACCAAAGACTCAAATTTTGTTCATAGAAAGGGCATTTTGCTAATGGGCTAAAGTTCTGCTCTTGGTATAAATTTCAGTGATAATGCTTTTAAGTTTTTCAGAGGCTGTTTCAGAcctaacaataaaacatgaaattttcGTATTTGACACCGTCCCAGACTGTCCTGTCTCTAATTAGTGTAAAACAGCATGTTGGTTTGGTCTAACGTCTTCGAGGCACTGTCTGTAGTTGCATATAATGACTAGTTCTGCATGTTTTCTGTGCAATAGAGCGTCTGCTTCGCTGTAACTAGAATCATTTCATTTCTACACTTCTACAACTAGACATATGTTGTGAGTTAATGGCCCATCTTGTCTTCAAATCCACAGGAAGAGCTGAAGAAACTCTACTCCCAGCTGGAGATTTATAAGAGGAAAAAGATGCTGGCCAACAATCCTCACCTGCAGAAGAAGCGCAGCTCCAAAAAGGGGCTAGGTCGCTCCCTCATGCGCCGCATCACTGAGATTCCAGAGACAATGGGCCGCCAATGTAGCCGCGAGGACAAGGACCTGGGTGAGCATGGGAGTAACCGCAACAGCATCTGTGTCCTGAGAAAGAATCCTTTTGACCCCTCACACTCTGTTAAGCCTGCCAAAGATGAATCCTTGAAGAGCAAAGTTTTCTCCCTTAAAAAGTCCCACAGCAGTTATGACCATGTTCGGGACCACAGTGAGGATTCCAGCAGTTCAGTAACTGACAAGATGGAAGTTGCAAATACAGAAGGCTCCCTTCTGGAAACCCTAATGGGCAAGAAGCTGGTCAAAAAGTCCTCTGAGAAGATCGATGCAGCCAGTGAGTCAACAGAGTCAGTTCCCTTGGTGTGTAAGTCAGCCAGCGCTCACAACCTGACAGCTGATAAGAAACCTATTCACCCTAGAACATCTATGCTGCAGAAATCTCTTAGTGTTATTGCCAGTGCCAAAGAGAAAACGCTTGGTCTAACAGGAAAGGCCCAAGCAGCGGAGGATGCtacaaaaaaagcaaatcaaAAGAACAAGGATGCCAAGACCTCCGCTGAAGCTGAAGATAAAGAGGGTTACCCGAAGATGAttgtcagtcagtcagtggagTACAAGCAGACAGCTGCCAAAACCGGTATAATGAAGCCACAGATGAGCGGAAGCCAGCCCTCAATTTGCTCAGAAACAGCCAAGGGGAAAGACCTGTATGACCTCTCTGAGGTGTGCCCTTGGGAAGTGGAGGACTTGCCGACTCCCTCCGAAAACAAGGTCCAGAAACATGTGTCTATTGCCCCCGATCAGACCACCACAGTCCATGGAGGCAGCAGCAAGGCGACAAAGTCGCAACAGCAAAAGCAGAAAGGCACAGAGCAGTCATCCTCGGTGGCCAGACATCCAGCCCAGAAAGTTGCTGACAAAACAGACGTATGTCCGTGGGAGGAAGGAAATGGAGACCACGGTCAGGCAGTGGGGCCAAAATCTCACTCCAATAGTAAGCCTGCCATATCCCAACCCCAGGCATCCGGAGAGGTTGCCAAGGTTCTAAAAGCGGAGGTCTGTCCATGGGACTTTGAGGAAGTGTCGAGCAAGCTAAAGGACTCGGATCGCTCCCCTGACCAGAGCAGACCAAGAAAGGACACCACACCAACTGAGATCAAAGGGAAAATAAGCTCCTCGCCTACTGAAGTCAAGGGCAAGGGTACAACACCTACAGAGGGCAAAGCAAAGAGCATTCTCTCTGAGCCTACTAAATCCACAGGCAGCTCACTACAGGCGCCCTCTAAAGCAGATGTGTGTCCATGGGACTTTGAGACTGGGTCAGGTCCCATCTCTGAAAAAAACCCTTGTTCTTCTCAGGTTTCTAAAACAAAGGAGACCCACGCTATAAAGAAGGGAACATCTCCTGTCAGAATATCAGAAATGGAAAGAGAGAACGCAAAGGGTCCTGATGATGACAAAATGAAATCAAACGCGAAAGACAAGTTAGCCTCTGGCAAAACGAAAGAAAGACCTGTGAGCCAGTCTAAACTGGCTGAGGTTTGTCCGTGGGATCTTGATAGTAGTCAGGAAATTGTCTCAATGGAAAAACGTCAAAGTCCAAATGTTGCATTAGCAAAAAGCAAGAAGACAGAGGTGTGCCCTTGGGATTTTGAAGATGCGGCAACTAGTAAAGAAGTCAATCGGAGCACCAGTTCAACCACTGgcaaacagaaaagttcaaatTCCAAAGGCAGAGTTACTAGTGGTGTTAAAATGGCAGATGTCTGCCCTTGGGACTTTGATGACCAAGGATCAACAAAAAAGGCATGACAATTTACCTGAGTGACCCATTAGTTAGTCCTCATTATATGTGCTTTTTCTTTCATAAATACACcatgaaataaaaactttaatagAATTTATGGTGAtttggagaagaaaatcaaCATGTCGCACAAGCTGCCTTTCTCTTCAACCTTTTGTTTTCCCTTTGTgttttttggaataaaagaaacaaaataaaaacacacacaaaaaaacaaaaaaaaacaaaaatgcaacaaCTCACCAGGCATTCCAGATTTTAAAGTATTGGTTGAACCTTTAAATAGAAACGGTAGTTTACAATTATGCAACTCTTTATGTGCAATGTAAACAAGATGCCTATACTCACCACATGTATCCTCATTAACATTTGAACTCTCATAGCAGCTGCATCTGTAGCCTCTCCTTGACTGTGGCTTCCACAAAAGATTGTACAAGTTCCTGTTACATAGGAAGGTGTGGACCATGCATGAAGTGTCATGGAGTAAGCCTGATCCATTTCCTCGTTTGCTTTCGTTTCATTCGTTATCGTCTGGTTTgagtgaaaatgaatatttgccAAAGATAGAGGTCAAATCCAATAAATCTAAGAACTCAAACCTCAACAGCATAATAGAGACATTTGTACAGTGAGCCCAATTCATGCGGCTGCTAGAAAATTAGCCTGTAGCACTTTAGTTAAGAACATGCTTAGAAAGACAGACGTAAACTGGACAGAACTCCATTCATATTTGcccttgtttgtttttggccTTGCTGTTTTATGCTGTTCTGTGGTGAGATCATACGTGCACATctgcaacacttttttttttggttttcttgACTAGAAAAAAGctagaaaaaataaacatttccaaTGCTTCCAAATTTGCTGATATATTATCCTGAATGTGCCTATTTAAATAGTCCTGTACCAGTCTTATACTTTGTATCGGGAGATGTGAAACCTTTGTCATAGCCCATGTTACAAATACTTATTGAAACACTTGATGAAAATCAGCATCTtatttttgaaaagaaatgaagtttagtttatatattaGTAATGTTGCAAAATTGTAAATGCTTTTTGAAAAGGGGTacgctttgaaaaaaaaaaaaaaagtccgcTACTCAGTTCATGGGACCATAGATATTGTTTCTCTCGGCGTAGGGCACAATCATTAAGGTTTCTCCTtctaatgtctttcttttttgtgttttacgaTTAGAACGCTCAAGACAAGATATGAAATATCAAATTCCAGTCTCATATCAAATTCTAACCCAAGCCTCCATTTCTTTAACATGTATCTGGTAtcctttaacattttatgaCGATTACatcagtttacaaataaaaatcttgCTCTTAccatattgatttttttgcaaaatgtatCTATTTCTTAGAAGAACATTCTGAAACGTCCCCAGTGGCCACTGATGTGAATTCAACAATGTATCTAAATTACTGTTGGAATGTTAACATATCTTGTATGCCTTCTCAGCACATGGCCATTGGTAATCTGTAATGATGTCAAGGTAATGGTGTTACAACACATGAGGCATGAACTGTTGTACAGGTTAATGCCTAGTAATGAAATGTTCGCATAAATGTCGACATATTGcgattgaaaaatattttgaccCAATCCTAGAGTAACTAAATGGTTTTAAATGTATTGACAGATTCTTGTGTTTTGTATGTGCACAATATGAATTTGCAAGAATACAGAATAAACAGTTATACCATGTATATAGCTACCAAAgaggtaaaaaacaaaacaaaacaaaaaaaaaagtacctaaATATTTCATCCTTGACATTCTGTGAAAATCAAATGATGTCACATTCCCATTTCTCCACAGTGGGTTAAAATTACTAATGACCTTTGCGTTACAGTTTAACTTAAAACTGAGATAAAAGTATGTTCCCATGCTAATATTTACACAGATGGGTCATTCCTGTTCTGCAgtacttttttataataaaaaaatatgatctgGTCAAACTTGACATGATTATTTATCACTaaactttaattaaacattaattatttgCTCAATGAAATTTTAATGGCTATAAATGAAAATGGTTTTTCATTTTACTCTCTGAAAAGTGGTAACCTGCTATTTTTACCTTAAAAAGAGCCATTTCTACTGGATTTAACCCCTCAAAAATTTGTTGGCATAATGTATACAGGTTAGTTAAGTGatgttaaacaatatttttaaagacgATAAATCAAGCCAGGTAATTTAGTTGTTACTATTTATAGGTATATACCTTTTTTTCAGCGTAGAAGCGCATAGTATCTTGggacatttcattttattgggactccattttaatttaattgtgatactgcaataaaagaaaaataacttttccgttttttaaacattgtaagttttatacaaaatgtattgcCAAGTAGGAATGACCCAGGTAATATTTTATTGACTACAAAGCAGTAATCAAGAGAGAAATGCCACTTCCCAGATTTATGTAATCTACTTATAATTTTTAAGCCCAAATTTCTGCTATTCTCATCAGGATATGTGCACATGGATTTCTAGGTACACTAAAGGGAACTGTCAGCAACCTATAGTTCAACTGCTCCTTAACTGTCTAGTCATCTCATACTCTTGTAAGAACAGAAAACTTTCTAGAGTCTGTTCTTAATGTATGCCTAGATGGATGTGTAAAAATGACCAACTTTGTTACATAGAGAATGTTTCTGGGAATGGTTGTTGTATTGTAGTGCATCCCTCTAGTTTACAAGTTTTACCCATCTGCAGGTCCTCAGTTGATCTCTATGTAGTATGATGTAAGCACTCAACTCATGACCTGTCAATGTTAATGGTAACCTTGCCTATTACATTGTCCTAGTGCAATGTTTAGTTCAGTTTTTGGAGTTTACAGAAGtgattatttatctatttatgaCTTGATTTTGATTATTTAGCTCGTTTACTTGGGCCCCTCGCGTATCCCACCACTGTCACGTGTTGGGGGGACACTCCTACTACTTAACGCGGTATTGTCTTAGCTCTAACTCTCGTTGCTTCTGCATGATAATGAGAAATTAGTAAGACTGATGTTTCACTGCCCTTGATAGAACTTAAAAAAGAATCTTTGATCTTTATTGGACTGTTACAAGTTGTATAGTGAGTGAAACTGTACCCTACCCACTGTATTATGTGCTTGTTATATTCAATGCTCTATGACAAGCTTATAGCATACACATATGGAGATATTTGGTAGAtttatattgtgtaatattgtgatagcatgtacataaaaaaataccTCCTCTGCAATAAATATTTCTACAAAAAGCAATTTTGCGTTGACTGAATGAAatctaaatgaattaaaaaagtttttattgtagtttttattacttttcacAAGAATCTAGTACATACTGGAACTATTCTGGTCAGGAAATGCCCACTTTGACTaccatacactcttaaaaataaaggttctttatttgCATCAGTGGTTCTATGAAGAGCCTTGAACATCAATGGAAACTtccaaatgcagaaaaggttctttatagtcgaaaaaggttctttagattttttaaaatgttcttcaaaatggttcttttaagaactgttcattgAAAGGTTaattggggaaccaaaaatggttctactatggcatcactgcaaaaacacccttttggaacctttgtttttaagagtgtagtttaagtgtgtgtgtgtgtgtacttgtttttgctacattgtggggaccaaatgtccccacaaggatagtaaaacctgaaatttttgacattgacattttgacaatgttaaaaaatgattaaaaatagtaaatgatgtttatctgaaagtgtaacgatgcaaacatgttttctgtgagggctaggtttagggttagggttgggttaggggatagacaaatattgtttggtcagtataaaatctatagaagtctatggaaagtccccacaattcacaaaaacaaacgtgtgtgtgtgtgtgtgtgtgtgtgtgtgtgacttagATCAGGTAAAGCTGAAATCGATAATACACCTCGTTCAAATGGTTGTACAGACAATGCCAACTAAATGAAGTGTGGCCAAGGTATGATCTACACAATCATATGGCAGTTCAtaactatttttacatttttgcaattttgatggctaattcatatttttgtacgTTATTGTATGATACAAGTGACAGCTACGTTAAGGAGTTAAGGTTGTACCGTTATGTTTTTCATACAATTTGCAATGCACAAATTAGAAATTGTACCTCATAAAGGAATTACTGTTTCTCAGTTGGAAATAACTCTAGAATATACAATTGTGCTCacattataaaaaacaatttgttgagttaacttgaaatgttaagttgacctaagtgacaacttatatatttgagttgattcaacttaaaatattaaggcagctgggtaataagctcagcttttaagtttaactaatcaaagttttagtttagtcaactcaaatatcgtaagttgttacttagtacaacttaacatttcaagttgactaaacttattgagttgactgaacttaaaattgtaaggcagcatggtaacaaattattttaagttgacttaagttgttttttttttttgtttgtttgttttacactgCAGGGATTTCTTGTTTGCTTGCTTCTATGTGCACACATCATCCAAATATGGTGCTAAAAATCACAAAAGTCTTGACAAATTTTTAAACTGTCTATCCATTGCTTTTACTGTCTCTGCACTGGTTGCTAACATTACTTTAGTCAAAAATAGTCCTAGAATGTCAAAACATTGCAGTGGTTATTATTACAACCGTTGCAATTGGAAGACACGCCTCCTGTTTTCTTAGGAGATTTACCTGCACATTTAAAGTCTGCATGTATCTATTTGTACATGCATGTCATAGATTGTATTGTAAATgattaatgtttcattttttttataattaatcaaaatttcGACTTGATCTTGTGGTGAAATTACAAATTTCTCTCATACTTTAACAATCATTTAGTTTGCTTAAACCCAGGCCCTCCACAATCAGCTGCAATCttgcattcatttttgaatgcatcTCAAAATACAACCAATGTCCTAGATACACTAGAACTAAATCCAAGTCATTTTTTCAATCTTTCACACTATACAGAAGAAAGATCTGATGATATTTCATGCAACAAATTTAAATGCAGTAGACACGCCATATGTGGCTTACATGTCTCACACAAAAGTCTTGAATAAAGATTTAATAAATTGGTCAATTTCAGGGTCTAGTTCTTCTTTAGAACCACTGACTGTGGCAGCATTGCAACTTGAAACAGTAGTTTGGTTTCCGGTACTGATAAAACCTTTGTGCCTTAACAGTTGTGCTTGACATCAGATTCGCCTTGCCATTTTTAGTCAGTTTTAAAACCATTTCTCACAGCTTTTAGGACTTTTGTTACAACATTGATGAAACCTAAAACTGTTCTTCAAAGAGCCCTGATAATTGATTCTTACACCGGTTCAGATatgttgcatttgcaaaaaTCTCTTGGCTGGTTTTACATTGTCAGCATTTTTGCTTTCATTAATAATGACTGATCTCCCCACAAAGGCTCCAGCTAAGTGGTCATGGCCTATTCTCAAAGTAAATTTGTATCCTGGCAGTCTTAGTTCTCTCCAAGGTTTGTTTACTTTAAACTTAAAGGAAGCCTTTAAAAGCCTTCATTGTAACCACTTTAGGATATTCATATGCATGTTTGGCTCAGCTCCTGAAAAGCTTTTATGGAGATGCTGTAGTCTTTCTGACAGAGATCAATTGGGCTCTGTATGGGGAAAGTGGATAAGACGATATCAGGTTCTTCCTCATATTTCTGTCAATAGCCAAGCTGCTGAAAATCAGTCCAGTCAACTGCCGAACGAATGTGGCATGAATACTTGATTCCAGTTCAACCACTCGAAAGTATACATCTAACTAGATTTTTAAGAGAAAATGGGAGCGATGCTGTGGTAAAACTCTTCAACAGTGCTAGAATGTTGTCAGTTCTAGGCGCTGCAAAAGTGTTTTGAGTTGCCCtttgaggtttaaaaaaagCTTCAAGTGTTCATTTGCCCCAAAATTACAATTCTTATTATTCATAAATTAGtttatctttgaaacacaaactgagatcattttaatttgtgtaacTCCATTAAAAGTTTGTTCACCCAAGa comes from the Labeo rohita strain BAU-BD-2019 chromosome 24, IGBB_LRoh.1.0, whole genome shotgun sequence genome and includes:
- the gpr158a gene encoding probable G-protein coupled receptor 158 isoform X1, which codes for MAIIRISLLLQVGFVLGSNYRNVEHDRDLNGKLPIYNTHNNQQAHLRKPHSGLAQKIEEQVPTLVTAFLHTGDSSTLKHANCSRRYELAVLRGRTRGDAHHSMRSVLDTVLHATNFLNMILQTNRSRDHSPRRDMEWYHALVRSILEGDIKIHRAVVTLSTESPPEGPPVYLQATRAGGEIILQDLSNTAHHILKNRTADTEWYHEHKNKKKTHLQKRVLSQDFASFDASVRNGESYITDKTQIHWSAPYLECKNGNLLPRWLMTLSAGFYGLKPNRNPDFRGVVRVDVSLQDVDIDQCSADGWFAGTHRCNLTTMDCLPIPGHGFVLDKYKCHCKSGFYHPSRVAVNGYKRKASRKGTESLPHHRDVPESSSHCLPCQEGCDFCEDDVPCVARGDGALRMAVLSFQGLCMLVDFISMVLLYHFRRNKSIRASGLILLEAILFGALLLYFPVVILYFQPSVFRCILLRWVRLLGFATVYGTVTLKLYRVLKVFLSRTAQRIPYMTSWRVLRLLCIILLIVLWFAIAWTAAVCQNPNRHLALISVGSTTDGLQFSMCLLDRWDYMIAVAEFLFLLWGVYLCYAVRTVPSAFHEPRYMAIAVHNELILSAIFHILRFTLAPELHPDWMLMLFFAHTHLTVTVTLGLLLVPKFLFAGTHLRDDIATEAYEDELDMGRSGSYLNSSITSAWSEHSLDPEDIRTPEEMGQLSSINGCGVRSCDSLWEKRTNEELKKLYSQLEIYKRKKMLANNPHLQKKRSSKKGLGRSLMRRITEIPETMGRQCSREDKDLGEHGSNRNSICVLRKNPFDPSHSVKPAKDESLKSKVFSLKKSHSSYDHVRDHSEDSSSSVTDKMEVANTEGSLLETLMGKKLVKKSSEKIDAASESTESVPLVCKSASAHNLTADKKPIHPRTSMLQKSLSVIASAKEKTLGLTGKAQAAEDATKKANQKNKDAKTSAEAEDKEGYPKMIVSQSVEYKQTAAKTGIMKPQMSGSQPSICSETAKGKDLYDLSEVCPWEVEDLPTPSENKVQKHVSIAPDQTTTVHGGSSKATKSQQQKQKGTEQSSSVARHPAQKVADKTDVCPWEEGNGDHGQAVGPKSHSNSKPAISQPQASGEVAKVLKAEVCPWDFEEVSSKLKDSDRSPDQSRPRKDTTPTEIKGKISSSPTEVKGKGTTPTEGKAKSILSEPTKSTGSSLQAPSKADVCPWDFETGSGPISEKNPCSSQVSKTKETHAIKKGTSPVRISEMERENAKGPDDDKMKSNAKDKLASGKTKERPVSQSKLAEVCPWDLDSSQEIVSMEKRQSPNVALAKSKKTEVCPWDFEDAATSKEVNRSTSSTTGKQKSSNSKGRVTSGVKMADVCPWDFDDQGSTKKA
- the gpr158a gene encoding probable G-protein coupled receptor 158 isoform X2: MAIIRISLLLQVGFVLGSNYRNVEHDRDLNGKLPIYNTHNNQQAHLRKPHSGLAQKIEEQVPTLVTAFLHTGDSSTLKHANCSRRYELAVLRGRTRGDAHHSMRSVLDTVLHATNFLNMILQTNRSRDHSPRRDMEWYHALVRSILEGDIKIHRAVVTLSTESPPEGPPVYLQATRAGGEIILQDLSNTAHHILKNRTADTEWYHEHKNKKKTHLQKRVLSQDFASFDASVRNGESYITDKTQIHWSAPYLECKNGNLLPRWLMTLSAGFYGLKPNRNPDFRGVVRVDVSLQDVDIDQCSADGWFAGTHRCNLTTMDCLPIPGHGFVLDKYKCHCKSGFYHPSRVAVNGYKRKASRKGTESLPHHRDVPESSSHCLPCQEGCDFCEDDVPCVARGDGALRMAVLSFQGLCMLVDFISMVLLYHFRRNKSIRASGLILLEAILFGALLLYFPVVILYFQPSVFRCILLRWVRLLGFATVYGTVTLKLYRVLKVFLSRTAQRIPYMTSWRVLRLLCIILLIVLWFAIAWTAAVCQNPNRHLALISVGSTTDGLQFSMCLLDRWDYMIAVAEFLFLLWGVYLCYAVRTVPSAFHEPRYMAIAVHNELILSAIFHILRFTLAPELHPDWMLMLFFAHTHLTVTVTLGLLLVPKFLFAGTHLRDDIATEAYEDELDMGRSGSYLNSSITSAWSEHSLDPEDIREELKKLYSQLEIYKRKKMLANNPHLQKKRSSKKGLGRSLMRRITEIPETMGRQCSREDKDLGEHGSNRNSICVLRKNPFDPSHSVKPAKDESLKSKVFSLKKSHSSYDHVRDHSEDSSSSVTDKMEVANTEGSLLETLMGKKLVKKSSEKIDAASESTESVPLVCKSASAHNLTADKKPIHPRTSMLQKSLSVIASAKEKTLGLTGKAQAAEDATKKANQKNKDAKTSAEAEDKEGYPKMIVSQSVEYKQTAAKTGIMKPQMSGSQPSICSETAKGKDLYDLSEVCPWEVEDLPTPSENKVQKHVSIAPDQTTTVHGGSSKATKSQQQKQKGTEQSSSVARHPAQKVADKTDVCPWEEGNGDHGQAVGPKSHSNSKPAISQPQASGEVAKVLKAEVCPWDFEEVSSKLKDSDRSPDQSRPRKDTTPTEIKGKISSSPTEVKGKGTTPTEGKAKSILSEPTKSTGSSLQAPSKADVCPWDFETGSGPISEKNPCSSQVSKTKETHAIKKGTSPVRISEMERENAKGPDDDKMKSNAKDKLASGKTKERPVSQSKLAEVCPWDLDSSQEIVSMEKRQSPNVALAKSKKTEVCPWDFEDAATSKEVNRSTSSTTGKQKSSNSKGRVTSGVKMADVCPWDFDDQGSTKKA